In Rhodopirellula sp. P2, the DNA window AATCAACAGAACGCGGAGTCGGATTACACACTTGCCCGATTCGGGAACAACCAACGCGACACATTCCTTCAGCAGTTCGCCGCGCCAGCAACGAGTCGCTCAGAGTATTTGGCGGGAATCCCACAAGCGTTGATGCTGATGAATGGATCGCTGATCGCACAAGCCACCCACGAACAGAGCAGTGGCTTGATTCGTTCGCTGGACGCTCCCTTCTTCACCGACGAACAGCGGATCGAAGTGCTGTTTCTTTCAACACTGTCCCGACCGCCTCGATCGAACGAACGCGAATTGGTGGCGGAGTTCCTCCCCGCCGATGCCAGCCGTGAACAGCGTCACACCGGACTGGCTGACTTGTTGTGGGCGTTGATCAACAGTTCCGAATTCACCCTGAACCATTGACGGAGCGTCTCCATGTCATTTCCCCAGATGAATCACTCAACACGTCGCCGCTTCATGCACTCGATGGCCGCGGGCATTGGCGGTGTCAGCGCCAGTGGATGGTTCCCTGCACTCGCGGAAGCTGCCGCCAACGATCCCAAACGCCGTCGTCACTGCATCCTGCTGTGGATGAGCGGCGGCCCGGCCCAGACCGACACCTTTGACATGAAACCGAATCATGAAAACGGTGGCGAATTCAAAGAGGTGCAAACGTCGGCTCCTGGCTTGCGGTTCAGCGAGCACCTGCCGAAACTCGGTGCCATGGCGGACAAACTCGCCGTTTTGCGTGGTCTGTCCACCAAAGAGGGCGATCACGGTCGCGGATCGTATCTGATGCGAACCGGCCAAAAACCAATGGGTCCGGTTCAGTACCCGTGCCTCGGCTCCGCAATCGGCAAGCAGTTGGCGGAGGACACGATGAGTCTACCCAGCAACGTCAGCATCGGGACTTACCGAGCCTTCAATCAAGATGCGTTTGGCCCCGGGTTTCTCGGCCCCCGATTTGGACCTCTGTTCGTTGGCGCGACGGATGTGCCGGGTGCCATGTCCAGTGGCGAAGATGGTTATCCCAATCTGAAAGTGCAGTACCTGGATCGAGCCAATGGCATCGATGCGGAACGGATGGACCAACGGTTGAAGATCTGGCGTCGACTGCAATCGCAATTTGTGACCCCCCGACAAGCGGGCGCGGCGGGAATGCACAACGAAGTTTACGAAGGTGCCGTGCGATTGATGAACAGCGATGATGCCAAAGCGTTTGATCTCTCCGATGAACCCGAAAAACTTCGCGAGGCCTATGGCAAGAACGTCTTCGGCCAAGGCTGCTTGATGGCTCGGCGCTTGATCGAACGAGGTGTTCCCTTCGTGGAAGTTTCGCTTGGAACGGGCAGCACATCGGTCGGCTGGGACACGCACACGGATAACTTCAACGCCGTGGAAGACCTTTCAACCACGCTCGACAACGGTTGGGGAACCTTGATGCAAGACTTGGAAGACCGAGGCTTGCTCGAATCAACGACGATTCTGTGGATGGGTGAATTCGGACGCACACCCACGATCAATCCCAACGCGGGACGCGACCACTTCCCGAACGCTTGGTCCAGCGTGCTTGCCGGTGGCGGAATCGCCGGTGGGCAAGCGTACGGCAAGACGAGCGAAGATGGCACCGAGGTTGTCGATGGCAAGATTGGTGTTCAAGATTTGATCAGCACGCTCTGCAAAGCGTTGGGTTTGGGCAGTGCACCCAGCAACATGTCGCCCGGCGGTCGCCCCATCCCCATCGCCGAAGGCCGAGCCATTGAGGAAGTGTTGGCATGAGTCGCCTCGGCAATCGAAACGTTGCGTTGATCGCATTTGCCGTTCTGAGTGCGTTCGTTCCATGCTTCAATGGCGTTGCCGTTTGTGATGACACATCGGAATCGCTCGACGCTGAGCCATTGGCAAGCTCGCAGGTCAAGATGCTAAGCAGCAGCACGCCAGAGCCTCGGCAGCCGAACATGATCACGGGAGTTCCCATCGCTCCTCCGGCCAGTTTGCCCGCCGAAAAACTGCCTCAGTACCGGATCGAACTTCCACGCCACACCGAAGCGGATGCGTCCTTCGCAGACGGTCAAATCCAGTTCGCCATCACGCATCCAGACTTGCTGACGCAAATCGGTCGTCCCTTGCGTGTCAAAGCGAAGGTCCAAGTGGATGGTCAACCATTCAGTGAAGTTCGATCTGCCTACGCAACGTCCGTCCAAAACGT includes these proteins:
- a CDS encoding DUF1501 domain-containing protein, with product MSFPQMNHSTRRRFMHSMAAGIGGVSASGWFPALAEAAANDPKRRRHCILLWMSGGPAQTDTFDMKPNHENGGEFKEVQTSAPGLRFSEHLPKLGAMADKLAVLRGLSTKEGDHGRGSYLMRTGQKPMGPVQYPCLGSAIGKQLAEDTMSLPSNVSIGTYRAFNQDAFGPGFLGPRFGPLFVGATDVPGAMSSGEDGYPNLKVQYLDRANGIDAERMDQRLKIWRRLQSQFVTPRQAGAAGMHNEVYEGAVRLMNSDDAKAFDLSDEPEKLREAYGKNVFGQGCLMARRLIERGVPFVEVSLGTGSTSVGWDTHTDNFNAVEDLSTTLDNGWGTLMQDLEDRGLLESTTILWMGEFGRTPTINPNAGRDHFPNAWSSVLAGGGIAGGQAYGKTSEDGTEVVDGKIGVQDLISTLCKALGLGSAPSNMSPGGRPIPIAEGRAIEEVLA